Proteins encoded by one window of Rubrobacter indicoceani:
- a CDS encoding ComF family protein, protein MRVNRKPQTAGVYRQYLNAALDLFYPTRCAVCESRSSDVLCCGCHDELPIISGERCDRCGLPTVFDTPVCEGCKGVDYGFDTAVAPVSYGGVGKQLVRALKYDGDFAVARRVMAPLMVGSLVERRYERVVAVPMHPSRRRMRGFNQAEVLAQEVAGFIGVEVSGGFEVLRRVRDQVELSAVERRRNVHGAFRFGGRIKGTVLLVDDVFTTGATMSECASELIRAGAGEVHAVSFCRTC, encoded by the coding sequence ATGAGGGTCAACAGGAAACCGCAAACCGCCGGGGTTTACAGACAGTACCTGAACGCGGCCCTCGACCTTTTCTACCCGACACGCTGCGCGGTCTGCGAGTCCCGTTCGAGTGACGTGCTCTGCTGCGGCTGCCACGACGAACTGCCGATCATCTCCGGCGAGCGGTGTGATCGTTGCGGGCTTCCGACCGTCTTCGATACCCCGGTGTGCGAGGGTTGCAAAGGCGTGGACTACGGTTTCGACACGGCGGTAGCCCCGGTCTCGTACGGGGGTGTCGGAAAGCAGCTTGTGCGGGCCTTGAAGTACGACGGGGACTTTGCGGTCGCGCGGAGGGTGATGGCCCCGCTGATGGTCGGTTCGCTTGTGGAGCGGCGCTACGAGCGGGTCGTTGCGGTGCCGATGCATCCGTCGCGCAGAAGGATGCGGGGTTTCAACCAGGCCGAGGTTCTGGCGCAGGAGGTTGCGGGTTTTATCGGGGTGGAGGTTTCGGGAGGGTTCGAGGTGCTCAGGAGGGTGCGGGATCAGGTCGAGCTCTCCGCGGTAGAGCGGCGTCGGAACGTGCACGGAGCCTTTCGATTCGGCGGGAGGATAAAAGGAACCGTCCTGCTCGTGGACGACGTGTTCACGACGGGCGCGACCATGAGCGAGTGCGCCTCGGAGCTGATCCGGGCCGGGGCCGGGGAGGTACATGCGGTGAGTTTCTGTAGAACCTGCTAG
- a CDS encoding sugar phosphate nucleotidyltransferase: protein MQAIILVGGLGTRLRPVTYDTPKALVPIRNKPFLGYTIDLLREAGIDGMVLSLGYMPDPIQSYIAERDDLDGFTVDYAIEKTALGTAGGIKNAERFLRGDGPVVVLNGDVLTGMSLRAAIEQHEAKGARATITLTSVEDPTAYGLVEVEHDMKVRRFLEKPSSDEITTNLINAGIYVLDREVIRSIPADQEVSIEREVFPHLQEGGGLYAHVSSSYWRDIGTPRSYLAASNDVLSGAVGAGEDFDYLEVDSSVSVGKNAKILPPVVVGLGCRIGDLATIGGRVSLGKNCRIGAGAMVEGSIVLDGAVIEDGAVVRGSIVGKDVRVCRGAIVRGLSVLGAGSVVGEGNVLDLGIRLNPKVELAPRSVSF, encoded by the coding sequence ATGCAGGCGATCATACTGGTAGGCGGCCTCGGCACTCGTCTGAGGCCCGTCACATACGATACCCCGAAGGCACTTGTACCGATACGCAACAAGCCGTTTCTCGGGTACACGATAGACCTTCTGCGCGAGGCCGGGATAGACGGGATGGTTCTCTCCCTCGGCTACATGCCGGACCCGATACAGTCCTACATTGCGGAGCGGGACGACCTCGACGGCTTCACGGTTGACTACGCCATCGAGAAGACCGCGCTCGGGACGGCGGGGGGCATAAAAAACGCCGAGCGGTTTCTGCGGGGCGACGGCCCGGTCGTGGTACTCAACGGCGACGTTCTTACGGGAATGAGCCTGCGGGCCGCAATAGAGCAGCACGAGGCAAAGGGCGCTCGAGCGACGATCACCCTCACAAGCGTGGAAGACCCGACGGCCTACGGGCTGGTCGAGGTCGAGCACGACATGAAAGTCCGGCGGTTCCTTGAGAAACCATCCTCCGATGAGATCACGACAAACCTCATAAACGCCGGGATATACGTTCTGGACCGGGAGGTGATCCGGTCAATCCCCGCCGACCAGGAGGTCTCTATCGAGCGCGAGGTCTTTCCGCACCTGCAGGAGGGAGGCGGCCTCTACGCGCACGTCTCGAGTTCGTACTGGCGCGATATCGGGACGCCGCGCAGTTACCTTGCGGCCTCAAACGACGTTCTCTCCGGGGCGGTCGGGGCGGGTGAGGACTTTGATTACCTCGAGGTGGACAGCTCGGTTTCGGTCGGGAAGAATGCAAAGATACTGCCGCCGGTCGTGGTCGGTCTCGGGTGCAGGATAGGCGACCTCGCCACCATCGGCGGGCGCGTCTCGCTCGGGAAGAACTGCAGGATAGGGGCCGGCGCGATGGTCGAGGGGAGCATCGTCCTTGACGGCGCGGTTATCGAAGACGGGGCGGTGGTGCGGGGCTCCATCGTCGGAAAGGACGTCCGCGTCTGCCGGGGGGCGATAGTGCGCGGCCTCTCGGTGCTGGGCGCCGGGAGCGTCGTCGGCGAGGGAAACGTCCTTGACCTCGGCATCCGCCTGAACCCGAAGGTCGAGCTCGCGCCGAGGAGCGTCAGCTTCTAG
- a CDS encoding NADH-quinone oxidoreductase subunit N, whose translation MDGLVTAQSIVALLPELIVCVFLVVTLLTGVFAESQGAKSLASGLAPFGVVAAFVATVALLASGFSGSFFGDGFVIDPFALYIKLVVLGAAFFSMLAATRFASRTNGDGPEYAVLMLSVVFGALLLVSMRDLFGLFLALELATIPSYALVAFDRRRAESAEGGMKYLVTGVIASAVLLYGIVLLYGFAGSAAFSDIAAAYSEGLTPVGMLGLALLVSGFAFKLSAAPFHFWTPDAYQGAPTSAAAFLSVAPKAATFAALLRILVEAMPAATAVWTALVGVLAILTMFTGNLLALRQTSVRRMLAYSSVAHSGYILAAIAAVQGANTNLGVQAVLIYVTAYAVMNLGAFFVVDVVGEDFKLYNGLFRTRPMLAVAMGVFMAALVGLPPFSGFFGKMWVILAGAQSGSVLVYVVVGAVVVNSVISLPYYFAVFRNMFLEEPVSDGPKTDDGAMVFSIYAMAVLTVVFVVFVGLLATVTGGAGLG comes from the coding sequence ATGGATGGACTTGTAACGGCCCAGTCTATAGTCGCCCTTCTCCCGGAGCTGATCGTCTGCGTGTTCCTTGTCGTTACCCTGCTGACCGGGGTTTTCGCCGAGTCTCAGGGAGCGAAATCCCTTGCCTCCGGCCTCGCGCCGTTCGGCGTTGTCGCGGCGTTCGTCGCGACGGTCGCCCTGCTCGCCTCGGGCTTCTCCGGTTCGTTTTTCGGGGACGGCTTCGTGATAGACCCCTTTGCGCTGTACATAAAACTCGTCGTCCTCGGCGCGGCGTTTTTCTCGATGCTCGCCGCGACCCGCTTCGCCTCCCGCACAAACGGCGACGGCCCGGAGTACGCTGTTCTGATGCTTTCGGTGGTCTTCGGGGCGCTGCTGCTGGTCTCGATGCGCGACCTCTTCGGCCTCTTTCTCGCCCTCGAACTCGCGACCATCCCGTCCTACGCCCTTGTCGCTTTTGATCGTCGCCGCGCCGAGAGCGCGGAGGGCGGCATGAAGTACCTCGTCACGGGCGTTATAGCCTCTGCGGTGCTGCTCTACGGTATCGTCCTTCTCTACGGTTTCGCAGGCTCCGCCGCGTTTTCAGATATCGCCGCCGCGTACTCCGAGGGCCTTACCCCGGTCGGGATGCTCGGCCTCGCGCTGCTCGTGAGCGGCTTCGCCTTCAAGCTCTCGGCCGCGCCCTTCCACTTCTGGACGCCGGACGCCTACCAGGGCGCGCCGACCAGCGCCGCCGCCTTTCTCTCCGTCGCCCCGAAGGCCGCGACCTTCGCCGCGCTGCTTCGCATCCTCGTGGAAGCGATGCCCGCCGCAACCGCCGTCTGGACCGCCCTTGTCGGCGTCCTCGCCATCCTGACGATGTTCACCGGAAACCTGCTCGCCCTGCGCCAGACAAGCGTTCGCCGGATGCTCGCCTACTCCTCCGTCGCCCATTCGGGCTACATCCTCGCCGCCATCGCGGCGGTCCAGGGCGCGAACACAAACCTCGGGGTGCAGGCCGTGCTTATCTATGTAACCGCTTATGCGGTTATGAACCTCGGGGCGTTCTTTGTGGTTGACGTGGTTGGAGAGGACTTCAAGCTGTACAACGGGTTGTTCAGGACGCGTCCGATGCTTGCGGTAGCGATGGGTGTGTTTATGGCGGCCCTTGTGGGGCTGCCGCCGTTTTCGGGGTTTTTCGGGAAGATGTGGGTGATCCTCGCGGGGGCTCAGTCCGGGTCGGTGCTTGTTTACGTTGTCGTGGGGGCGGTGGTCGTGAACAGCGTTATCTCGCTGCCGTACTATTTCGCCGTTTTCCGAAACATGTTTCTGGAGGAGCCGGTCTCCGACGGACCGAAGACGGACGACGGGGCGATGGTGTTTTCGATCTACGCCATGGCGGTTCTGACGGTCGTGTTCGTGGTCTTTGTCGGACTTCTGGCGACCGTGACGGGCGGAGCGGGTCTTGGGTGA
- a CDS encoding complex I subunit 4 family protein — MITTITIFIPLLGALLVALLPADDTTIRRAALGVAAVPLLLSLYIYFAFGDNLGAAPLSQDAGWISSLGIGYRVGMDGLGFGMFLLTALLAFVAVLASWQITTNLKQYFVLLFVAQVGMNGVFASQDLVLFYIFFELTLIPMYLMVGIWGDENRRPAALKFFIFTFLGSTTMLAGFLALGILGGTFSISGLEGGAGLSTTAQIAIAAPILLGLLVKVPAVPLHGWLMDVYTSSPTSTNVLLSGILPKLGTIGLLKVALPLLPEGVAPYLPYIAALGAVNVIYGGFAAFLQTDLKSLIAYSSIGTLGFILLGIGAGNAVGLNGAVLQQVTHGIYSSLLFIIVGIFAARTGTRKISELGGLIGRMPWAAGLFAVGGLAAMGLPGFAVFVSEFMTIMGGYEAYPVQGFVAALGVLLGAIYFLYMMRNVIYGPITNPAYEGIKDASPTEMAAIVPLSLLLLILGFFPALLIGVQQPAVQTIVALLGGNS; from the coding sequence GTGATCACGACGATAACCATCTTCATACCGCTGCTCGGTGCGCTCCTTGTCGCCCTGCTGCCCGCCGACGACACGACCATCCGGCGTGCCGCGCTCGGCGTGGCGGCCGTGCCGCTCTTGCTCTCGCTCTACATCTACTTCGCTTTCGGAGACAACCTCGGGGCCGCGCCGCTCTCGCAGGACGCTGGCTGGATCTCTTCTCTCGGCATCGGATACCGCGTCGGGATGGACGGCCTCGGGTTCGGGATGTTCCTTCTCACGGCTCTGCTCGCGTTTGTAGCGGTTCTGGCTTCGTGGCAGATCACGACCAACCTCAAGCAGTATTTCGTGCTTCTTTTCGTCGCCCAGGTCGGGATGAACGGCGTGTTCGCGTCTCAGGACCTTGTGCTTTTCTACATCTTCTTTGAGCTGACGCTGATCCCGATGTACCTGATGGTCGGTATCTGGGGCGACGAGAACCGCCGACCCGCCGCGCTGAAGTTCTTTATCTTTACCTTTCTCGGCTCCACGACGATGCTCGCGGGCTTCCTTGCGCTCGGCATCCTCGGCGGCACGTTCTCCATCTCCGGCCTCGAAGGCGGCGCGGGGCTCTCGACGACCGCGCAGATCGCCATCGCCGCCCCGATACTCCTCGGGCTGCTCGTCAAGGTCCCGGCGGTGCCGCTGCACGGCTGGCTGATGGACGTGTACACCTCGAGCCCGACCTCGACGAACGTGCTGCTCTCGGGCATCCTGCCGAAGCTCGGGACGATCGGCCTCCTGAAGGTCGCGCTGCCGCTTTTACCGGAGGGCGTCGCGCCGTACCTGCCGTACATCGCCGCGCTCGGCGCCGTAAACGTGATCTACGGCGGCTTTGCCGCTTTCCTTCAGACGGACCTGAAATCGCTTATCGCGTACTCGTCTATCGGGACGCTCGGGTTTATCCTGCTCGGCATCGGGGCGGGGAACGCGGTCGGGCTGAACGGGGCGGTTCTGCAGCAGGTTACACACGGTATCTACTCGTCGCTTCTCTTCATCATCGTCGGCATCTTCGCGGCGCGGACCGGGACGCGGAAGATCTCGGAACTCGGCGGGCTTATCGGTCGTATGCCGTGGGCCGCCGGGCTGTTCGCGGTCGGGGGGCTTGCCGCCATGGGTCTGCCGGGCTTTGCGGTCTTTGTCTCGGAGTTCATGACGATAATGGGCGGCTACGAAGCCTACCCGGTGCAGGGCTTCGTAGCCGCGCTCGGGGTGCTGCTCGGCGCGATCTACTTTCTGTACATGATGCGGAACGTGATCTACGGCCCCATAACCAACCCGGCCTACGAGGGCATCAAGGACGCCAGCCCGACCGAGATGGCCGCGATAGTGCCGCTCTCTTTGCTGCTGCTTATACTCGGGTTCTTCCCCGCGCTCCTTATCGGCGTTCAGCAGCCCGCAGTACAAACGATAGTCGCGCTCCTCGGAGGTAACTCGTGA
- the nuoL gene encoding NADH-quinone oxidoreductase subunit L: MTSVGQQLIITAIPAIPFIVFFLLVVFGRILKENAQFVSVFGIVFSLVFSVFALYTVASTGTPIEFSVNWVDLGPGGSFSFGIFVDAWAAIMLIIVCVVSLMVQLFSGGYMEGHPRFAWYYAVATIFSGSMLALVVSTNFIQAYFFWELVGATSYLIHGFYFEKNEATYAAQKAFIVNRVADAALLIGIIILWRGTGTTSFDGISQAAQAGFIEQNTLTVALLFIFLGVTGKSAQLPLHVWLKNAMQGPTPLSALIHAAAMILSGVYLFSRTYDIFVQSPTAMATAAFIGGFTAFMAATMAMVQKDIKYIIAYSTISQLGYVTLGLGVGAYSAALFHIYNHAFFKSLLFLMAGALGYAVGTYSMQKMGGLRRRMPITFWSIVIASFSLAGIFPFAGFWSKDAIIAETLYSGNALLFFFAISTVFMTAFYMFRGLFLCFFGEPKSEEARNAREVPGIMTVPMIILAVLSVSSGWVGIPQGSGIPVPDFWDRLVQPSAFAENTLALEPHSFGWPLALLTIALAFAGIATAYLLVVARPGIARSLGRRFPGAHDFFLNGWYFDELYDRLFVRPAFAIGRFVKNFDRVVVRGGSEGVGRGASGLGGLLGRTQTGGVQNYVLYILGGVLIIGIVVGAVASGAQYVAIGAVILALITVGTIAVGGRL; this comes from the coding sequence ATGACATCCGTAGGCCAGCAGCTAATCATCACGGCGATCCCCGCCATACCGTTTATCGTGTTTTTCCTGCTCGTTGTGTTCGGGCGCATACTCAAGGAGAACGCGCAGTTCGTCTCGGTCTTCGGGATCGTTTTCTCGCTTGTTTTCTCCGTGTTCGCGCTCTACACGGTCGCCTCGACCGGGACGCCCATCGAGTTCTCGGTGAACTGGGTGGACCTCGGGCCGGGCGGGTCGTTCTCGTTCGGGATCTTCGTGGACGCGTGGGCGGCTATCATGCTCATCATCGTCTGCGTCGTGAGCCTGATGGTGCAGCTTTTCTCCGGTGGCTACATGGAGGGACACCCGCGTTTTGCGTGGTACTACGCCGTCGCGACCATCTTCTCCGGCTCGATGCTCGCCCTCGTCGTCTCCACGAACTTTATCCAGGCGTACTTTTTCTGGGAGCTTGTCGGGGCGACTTCGTACCTTATCCACGGCTTCTACTTCGAGAAAAACGAGGCGACCTACGCCGCCCAGAAGGCGTTTATCGTCAACCGCGTCGCGGACGCCGCTTTGCTGATCGGGATAATCATCCTCTGGCGCGGAACCGGAACGACAAGCTTCGACGGTATCTCCCAGGCCGCACAGGCCGGGTTTATCGAGCAGAACACGCTCACCGTCGCGCTGCTCTTTATCTTTCTCGGCGTCACGGGCAAGAGCGCGCAGCTGCCGCTTCACGTATGGCTCAAGAACGCGATGCAGGGGCCGACGCCACTCTCCGCGCTGATCCACGCCGCGGCGATGATCCTCTCGGGCGTCTACCTTTTCTCCCGCACCTACGACATCTTTGTGCAAAGCCCGACTGCTATGGCTACGGCGGCGTTCATCGGCGGGTTCACGGCGTTTATGGCCGCGACGATGGCGATGGTCCAGAAGGATATCAAGTACATCATCGCTTACTCGACCATTTCGCAGCTCGGCTACGTTACGCTCGGCCTCGGCGTCGGGGCATACTCGGCGGCGCTTTTTCACATCTACAACCACGCCTTCTTCAAGTCGCTGCTTTTCCTTATGGCGGGGGCGCTTGGCTACGCCGTCGGGACGTACAGCATGCAGAAGATGGGCGGTCTCAGGCGGCGCATGCCGATAACGTTCTGGTCGATAGTCATCGCCTCGTTCTCGCTGGCCGGTATTTTCCCGTTCGCCGGGTTCTGGTCGAAGGATGCCATCATCGCCGAAACCCTCTACAGCGGGAACGCGCTGCTGTTCTTCTTCGCCATCTCCACCGTGTTCATGACGGCGTTCTACATGTTCCGGGGGCTTTTCCTGTGTTTCTTCGGGGAGCCGAAGAGCGAGGAGGCCCGGAACGCCCGCGAAGTGCCGGGGATAATGACGGTGCCGATGATCATACTCGCGGTCTTGTCCGTCTCGTCCGGCTGGGTCGGCATACCGCAGGGGAGCGGCATCCCCGTACCGGATTTCTGGGACAGGCTCGTGCAGCCGAGCGCGTTCGCGGAGAATACCCTTGCGCTCGAACCTCATTCGTTCGGCTGGCCGCTTGCGCTTCTGACTATCGCCCTCGCCTTCGCCGGAATAGCGACGGCTTATCTGCTCGTCGTGGCGAGGCCGGGCATCGCCAGGTCGCTCGGACGACGGTTCCCCGGCGCGCACGACTTTTTTCTGAACGGCTGGTACTTCGATGAACTCTACGACCGCCTGTTCGTGCGTCCGGCGTTTGCAATCGGGCGGTTCGTGAAGAACTTTGACCGCGTGGTCGTTCGGGGCGGTTCGGAGGGCGTCGGGCGCGGAGCTTCGGGTCTCGGCGGGTTGCTCGGCAGAACGCAGACAGGCGGGGTTCAGAACTACGTCCTGTATATTCTCGGCGGCGTTCTTATAATCGGGATCGTTGTCGGGGCGGTTGCAAGCGGCGCACAGTACGTGGCCATCGGGGCGGTCATACTCGCCTTGATAACGGTCGGCACCATAGCGGTTGGGGGTCGGCTGTGA
- the nuoK gene encoding NADH-quinone oxidoreductase subunit NuoK: MNAALETLNSPLPLEAYLVVAAVMFAVGAWGAIIRRNAVVMFMCVEIMINAVNLTLVAFSDFLPAANGVGANYAVIVVAIAAAEVAVGLAIVLAVFRTRRTVNVDEVNSMKG; this comes from the coding sequence GTGAACGCCGCTCTTGAGACGTTGAACTCCCCCCTTCCGCTTGAAGCGTACCTTGTCGTCGCGGCCGTGATGTTCGCCGTCGGGGCGTGGGGTGCGATCATCCGCCGCAACGCCGTCGTGATGTTCATGTGCGTCGAGATCATGATAAACGCCGTGAACCTTACCCTTGTTGCGTTCTCGGACTTCCTGCCGGCCGCAAACGGGGTCGGGGCGAACTACGCGGTGATCGTCGTAGCTATAGCTGCGGCGGAAGTCGCCGTAGGACTTGCTATAGTGCTCGCGGTCTTCCGTACGCGGCGGACGGTCAACGTAGACGAAGTCAACTCCATGAAGGGCTAG
- a CDS encoding NADH-quinone oxidoreductase subunit J, translating to MTVVFGFLAGMMLVSALGTVLSRNVVHSALFMSGSFLAVAGFFVMLGAPVLAAFQVLVYVGAVTVVILFGIMFTQRPQARRFSTIMNRQIWAGLLIALGVGGLLSVVLVAEDWGDVAAGQGNRNVEDFSLALLGVAPGTGIFVLLFEVVAVLLLVAMVAAIIISRRKPGEGEDTRPDGQQPQNIGGGS from the coding sequence TTGACGGTCGTCTTCGGGTTCCTTGCGGGGATGATGCTGGTCTCCGCACTGGGCACCGTCCTGAGCCGGAACGTCGTGCATTCGGCGCTGTTCATGAGCGGGTCATTCCTTGCGGTAGCGGGTTTCTTTGTCATGCTCGGCGCGCCGGTTCTGGCGGCGTTTCAGGTGCTGGTGTATGTCGGGGCGGTTACGGTCGTGATCCTCTTCGGCATCATGTTCACCCAGAGACCACAGGCCAGGCGGTTCTCGACGATCATGAACCGTCAGATCTGGGCGGGGCTTCTGATCGCCCTCGGGGTGGGGGGCCTTCTGTCGGTCGTGCTGGTCGCCGAAGACTGGGGCGACGTGGCCGCCGGACAGGGAAACCGCAACGTCGAGGACTTCTCCCTTGCCCTGCTCGGCGTCGCGCCGGGTACCGGTATCTTTGTTCTGCTCTTCGAGGTCGTTGCGGTGCTTCTGCTCGTGGCGATGGTCGCCGCGATAATCATCAGCCGCCGCAAGCCCGGCGAGGGTGAGGATACGAGGCCGGACGGCCAGCAGCCGCAGAACATCGGGGGTGGCTCGTGA
- a CDS encoding NuoI/complex I 23 kDa subunit family protein yields MPQVGQGILKGMSITLRNLFKPKITRQYPEFKRDLPDRTRGMLTVDMDRCIACLQCMRVCPDHCISIDQTKRDFDGSGKPKPFAVGFVIDDSRCMYCSLCVEVCPVNCIYHTEEFEAQAYNRLELARQFGERPVDPTLDPQPPKNKKAATGKAARGKGATGKAAEDTEVGGEKPKRAPKKAVREATGNGEGS; encoded by the coding sequence ATGCCGCAGGTAGGACAGGGGATTTTGAAGGGGATGAGCATAACGCTCAGAAACCTCTTCAAGCCGAAGATCACCCGCCAGTACCCGGAGTTCAAACGCGACCTCCCCGACCGGACGCGCGGGATGCTGACGGTGGATATGGACCGCTGCATCGCCTGCCTGCAGTGCATGCGCGTCTGCCCGGACCACTGCATCTCGATAGACCAGACCAAGCGCGACTTCGACGGCTCGGGCAAGCCCAAACCGTTTGCGGTCGGGTTCGTGATAGACGATTCGCGGTGCATGTACTGCTCGCTCTGCGTCGAGGTATGCCCGGTGAACTGCATCTATCACACCGAGGAGTTCGAGGCTCAGGCCTACAATCGACTGGAGCTTGCCCGGCAGTTCGGGGAACGTCCGGTAGACCCGACCCTCGACCCGCAGCCCCCGAAAAACAAGAAGGCCGCCACGGGCAAGGCCGCTAGAGGCAAGGGCGCCACAGGCAAGGCCGCCGAAGACACCGAGGTCGGGGGAGAAAAGCCCAAGCGCGCCCCGAAAAAGGCCGTGAGGGAGGCCACCGGCAACGGGGAGGGCTCTTGA
- the nuoH gene encoding NADH-quinone oxidoreductase subunit NuoH: MGQVVEFLNVLNQEPWRFIIGAFAVLNLVLGSSAVLVMAERKVAGYFQLRFGPNRVGPRGLLQPLADVIKLLTKENTAPGRADMWIFLAAPIAMLLPVAVVWMVIPFAPETVVANINVAILFFVAITSVGALGVIMAGYGSRSNFSLLGALRGAAQMISYEVPLILSLLGVVMLTGSLSLVDVVNAQGGGFWNWYLLPQLPMFITFYIAGLAETKRVPFDLPEGESEIVGGYMIEYSGMTWALIQAAEFAGMALMSAMTTTLFLGGWQPPIAFLDLGQFNWIWFAIKTSVVIFTFQWIRWSIPRLRMDQLMDLGWKVLTPLTIVWLVVTAGAMLVF; the protein is encoded by the coding sequence GTGGGACAAGTAGTGGAGTTCCTGAACGTTCTGAACCAGGAACCCTGGCGGTTCATCATAGGAGCGTTTGCGGTCCTGAACCTCGTCCTCGGCTCCTCCGCCGTGCTGGTGATGGCCGAGCGGAAGGTCGCCGGGTATTTCCAGCTCCGGTTCGGGCCGAACCGGGTCGGGCCGAGGGGGCTTCTGCAGCCGCTCGCGGACGTTATAAAGCTCCTGACGAAAGAGAACACCGCGCCGGGGCGGGCGGATATGTGGATCTTCCTCGCCGCACCCATCGCGATGCTTTTGCCTGTAGCGGTGGTGTGGATGGTGATTCCGTTTGCGCCGGAGACGGTCGTCGCGAACATCAACGTGGCGATCCTGTTCTTCGTGGCGATCACGTCGGTCGGGGCGCTCGGGGTGATCATGGCCGGCTACGGGAGCCGGTCGAACTTCTCGCTCCTCGGCGCCCTGCGCGGGGCGGCGCAGATGATCTCCTATGAAGTTCCGCTGATCCTGAGTTTGCTCGGGGTCGTGATGCTGACGGGGAGCCTCTCGCTTGTTGACGTGGTGAACGCTCAGGGGGGCGGGTTCTGGAACTGGTATCTGCTGCCGCAACTGCCGATGTTCATAACCTTCTACATCGCGGGGCTTGCGGAGACGAAAAGGGTTCCGTTTGACCTGCCGGAGGGGGAGAGTGAGATCGTCGGCGGGTACATGATCGAGTACTCCGGGATGACGTGGGCTTTGATCCAGGCCGCCGAGTTCGCCGGGATGGCGCTCATGAGCGCGATGACGACGACGCTCTTTCTCGGGGGCTGGCAGCCGCCGATCGCGTTTCTGGACCTCGGGCAGTTCAACTGGATCTGGTTCGCTATAAAGACCTCGGTCGTGATCTTCACTTTCCAGTGGATCAGATGGTCTATACCGCGCCTCCGGATGGATCAGCTTATGGATCTCGGCTGGAAAGTCCTTACCCCGCTCACCATCGTCTGGCTGGTCGTTACCGCCGGGGCGATGCTCGTCTTCTAA
- a CDS encoding NADH-quinone oxidoreductase subunit D → MLGEERKLREGAPTLSGRVSARLANPDIRDEFGLEAMDMNMGPQHPAMHGLLRLILELDGETVVRCDPVMGYLHRCQEKIAENRMYPQIVPLTDRLDYLAGMMNEHGYCLAVEDLLDVEIPPRAEYLRVLVSELMRLASHIPSVGFLMLELGAFTPILYAFREREQIQSYFEAICGARMMFHYIRIGGVKADVPEGLLEEIYEYVDGLGARFQADLVELVVGNEIYISRTKGVGMMTPEQAVEIGVTGPPLRGTGVGFDSRRDYPYSVYPELDFDVITDDAGDVAASFRVRIKEVFESIKIIKQVIEKMPEGAVLGDTGRRLRPKEGDGFGRVESPRGEFAVHVVSDGSDSPYRVHYRDPSFANMMLLQEVIPGHYLPDIMPIMGMIDPVSGGWDK, encoded by the coding sequence ATGCTGGGCGAAGAAAGAAAACTCAGAGAGGGCGCACCGACGCTGAGCGGTCGCGTGAGCGCGCGCCTGGCCAACCCCGACATCCGCGACGAGTTCGGCCTCGAGGCGATGGACATGAACATGGGGCCGCAGCATCCGGCGATGCACGGCCTCCTGCGGCTCATACTGGAACTCGACGGAGAAACCGTTGTCCGGTGCGATCCCGTGATGGGCTACCTGCACCGCTGCCAGGAAAAGATCGCGGAGAACCGGATGTACCCGCAGATCGTGCCGCTCACCGACCGCCTCGACTATCTGGCGGGCATGATGAACGAACACGGCTACTGCCTCGCGGTCGAGGATCTGCTCGATGTGGAGATCCCGCCGCGAGCGGAGTACCTGCGCGTGCTGGTGAGTGAGTTGATGCGCCTTGCGAGCCACATCCCGTCGGTCGGCTTCCTGATGCTGGAGCTTGGTGCGTTCACGCCGATTCTGTATGCGTTCCGCGAAAGGGAGCAGATACAGAGCTACTTCGAGGCTATCTGCGGTGCGCGGATGATGTTCCACTACATCCGCATCGGCGGCGTAAAGGCCGACGTGCCGGAGGGGCTTCTGGAGGAGATCTACGAATACGTGGACGGCCTCGGAGCACGCTTTCAGGCCGACCTCGTGGAGCTTGTCGTCGGAAACGAAATATATATCTCGCGCACTAAAGGCGTCGGGATGATGACACCGGAACAGGCCGTCGAAATAGGCGTTACGGGACCGCCGCTTCGCGGGACGGGCGTCGGCTTCGACTCGCGCCGGGACTACCCGTACAGCGTCTACCCCGAACTCGACTTCGACGTGATAACGGACGATGCGGGCGACGTTGCGGCCTCGTTCCGGGTGCGCATAAAGGAAGTCTTCGAGAGCATCAAGATAATCAAGCAGGTTATCGAGAAGATGCCCGAGGGGGCGGTCCTCGGTGATACGGGACGGCGTCTGAGGCCGAAGGAGGGCGATGGTTTCGGGCGGGTGGAAAGCCCGCGCGGGGAGTTTGCGGTGCATGTCGTCTCGGACGGATCTGATTCGCCCTACCGGGTGCATTACCGCGACCCGAGCTTCGCGAACATGATGCTTCTTCAGGAGGTGATACCGGGGCATTACCTGCCGGACATCATGCCGATCATGGGGATGATAGACCCGGTCAGCGGGGGGTGGGACAAGTAG